The Phacochoerus africanus isolate WHEZ1 chromosome X, ROS_Pafr_v1, whole genome shotgun sequence genome has a segment encoding these proteins:
- the HCFC1 gene encoding host cell factor 1 isoform X7, whose translation MALGNSSRATNQWFIPAVRGDIPPGCAAYGFVCDGTRLLVFGGMVEYGKYSNDLYELQASRWEWKRLKAKTPKNGPPPCPRLGHSFSLVGNKCYLFGGLANDSEDPKNNIPRYLNDLYILELRPGSGVVAWDIPITYGVLPPPRESHTAVVYTEKDNKKSKLVIYGGMSGCRLGDLWTLDIETLTWNKPSLSGVAPLPRSLHSATTIGNKMYVFGGWVPLVMDDVKVATHEKEWKCTNTLACLNLDTMAWETILMDTLEDNVPRARAGHCAVAINSRLYIWSGRDGYRKAWNNQVCCKDLWYLETEKPPPPARVQLVRANTNSLEVSWGAVATADSYLLQLQKYDIPATAATATSPTPNPVPSVPANPPKSPAPAAAAPAVQPLTQVGITLLPQAAAAPPTTTTIQVLPTVPGSSISVPAAARTQGVPAVLKVTGPQATTGTPLVTMRPASQAGKAPVTVTSLPAGVRMVVPTQSAQGTVIGSSPQMSGMAALAAAAAATQKIPPSSAPTVLSVPAGTTIVKTVAVTPGTTTLPATVKVASSPVMVSNPATRMLKTAAAQVGTSVSSAANTSTRPIITVHKSGTVTVAQQAQVVTTVVGGVTKTITLVKSPISVPGGSALISNLGKVMSVVQTKPVQTSAVTGQASTGPVTQIIQTKGPLPAGTILKLVTSADGKPTTIITTTQAGGAGTKPTILGISSVSPSTTKPGTTTIIKTIPMSAIITQAGATGVTSSPGIKSPITIITTKVMTSGTGAPAKIITAVPKIATGHGQQGVTQVVLKGAPGQPGTILRTVPMGGVRLVTPVTVSAVKPAVTTLVVKGTTGVTTLGTVTGTVSTSLAGAGGHSTSASLATPITTLGTIATLSSQVINPTAITVSAAQTTLTAAGGLTTPTITMQPVSQPTQVTLITAPSGVEAQPVHDLPVSILASPTTEQPTATVTIADSGQGDVQPGTVTLVCSNPPCETHETGTTNTATTTVVANLGGHPQPTQVQFVCDRQEAAASLVTSAVGQQNGSVVRVCSNPPCETHDTGTTNTATTATSNMAGQHGCANPPCETHETGTTSTATTAMSGLGAGHRRDARLACAAGTVPAAAVRVGVAAGAAAGAAEGAQGAVKPSCQTRQTSATSTTMTVMATGAPCPAGPLLRPSLALEAGGHGTTLVQLGPVSAQVRAGSLGGEDSPLAGLGSLVSVGRPLEAHRSHTTSTPAAACTDLGAGEPGEAQGTPVLVYESSAGPAVTATALEALLCSSAVVTRVCSNPPCETHETGTTHTPTTATSGGGAGQPEAGQQPPAGRPCETHQTASTGTTMSVSVGALLPDAVPAHRTPESGLEGAPSPTVTPQAAASLLAPFPTQRVCSNPPCETHETGTTHTATTVTSNMSSNQDPPPPASDQGEVESTQGDSMNIASSSPIATTGSSTLTRAVTTVTQSTPAPGPSVPKISSVTETTPGALTTEVPIPATITVTIANTETSDMPFSAVDILQPPEELQASPGPRQQLPPRQLLQPAATPLMGESAEVLSASQTPELQAAVDLSSTGDPSSGQEPATSAVVATVVVQPPPPTQSEVDQLSLPQELMAEAQAGTTTLMVTGLTPEELAVTAAAEAAAQAAATEEAQALAIQAVLQAAQQAVMAGTGEPMDTSEAAAAVTQAELSHLSAEGQEGQATTIPIVLTQQELAALVQQQQLQEAQAQQQQHHLPTEALAPADSLNDPTIESNCLNELAGAVPSTVALLPPTATESLAPSNTFVAPQPVVVASPAKLQAAATLTEVANGIEPLGVKPDLPPPPSKAPVKKENQWFDVGVIKGTNVMVTHYFLPPDDAVPSDDDSGTVPDYNQLKKQELQPGTAYKFRVAGINACGRGPFSEISAFKTCLPGFPGAPCAIKISKSPDGAHLTWEPPSVTSGKIIEYSVYLAIQSSQAGGEPKSAAPAQLAFMRVYCGPSPSCLVQSSSLSNAHIDYTTKPAIIFRIAARNEKGYGPATQVRWLQETSKDSSGTKPASKRPMSSPEMKSAPKKSKADGP comes from the exons ATGGCACTGGGCAACAGCAGCAGAG CGACCAACCAGTGGTTCATCCCCGCCGTGAGGGGGGACATCCCTCCAGGCTGCGCGGCCTATGGCTTCGTGTGCGACGGGACGCGCCTGCTGGTGTTCGGAGGCATGGTGGAGTACGGGAAATACAGCAACGATCTCTACGAGCTGCAG GCGAGCCGATGGGAGTGGAAGAGACTGAAGGCAAAGACGCCCAAAAACGGGCCCCCTCCGTGTCCTCGGCTCGGGCACAGCTTCTCCCTCGTGGGCAACAAATGTTACCTGTTCGGAGGTCTGGCCAACGACAGCGAGGACCCCAAGAACAACATTCCCAG GTACCTGAATGACTTATACATCCTGGAACTGCGGCCGGGCTCTGGAGTGGTAGCCTGGGACATTCCCATCACTTACGGCGTCCTGCCCCCGCCGCGGGAGTCGCATACAGCCGTGGTCTACACCGAGAAAGACAACAAGAAGTCCAAGCTGGTGATCTATGGAGGGATGAGTGGCTGCAGGCTAGGCGACCTCTGGACCCTGGATATTG AGACTCTGACGTGGAACAAGCCCAGTCTCAGTGGGGTGGCACCTCTTCCTCGGAGCCTCCACTCGGCCACGACGATAGGAAACAA AATGTACGTGTTTGGTGGCTGGGTGCCTCTCGTCATGGATGACGTCAAAGTGGCCACACACGAGAAGGAGTGGAAGTGTACCAACACACTGGCTTGTCTCAACCTGG ACACCATGGCCTGGGAGACCATCCTGATGGACACGCTGGAGGACAACGTTCCCCGGGCCCGAGCCGGCCACTGCGCCGTCGCCATCAACAGCCGCCTGTACATTTGGAGTGGGCGTGACGGCTACCGAAAGGCCTGGAACAACCAGGTCTGCTGCAAGGACCTCTGGTACCTGGAGACAG AAAAGCCACCGCCCCCGGCCCGGGTACAGCTGGTGCGAGCCAACACCAACTCGCTGGAGGTGAGCTGGGGGGCAGTGGCCACAGCCGACAgttaccttctgcagctccagaaATATGACATTCCTGCCACGGCTGCTACTGCCACCTCCCCCACACCCAATCCAGTCCCGTCTGTGCCTGCCAACCCTCCCAAGAGCCCTGCCCCCGCAGCAGCCGCACCTGCCGTGCAGCCGCTGACCCAAGTAGGCATCACGCTCCTGCCCCAGGCTGCCGCCGCGCCCccgaccaccaccaccatccaggTCTTGCCGACGGTGCCCGGCAGCTCGATTTCCGTGCCCGCTGCAGCCAGGACTCAAG GTGTCCCTGCTGTGCTCAAAGTGACTGGTCCTCAGGCTACAACGGGAACCCCGTTGGTTACCATGCGACCTGCCAGCCAGGCTGGGAAAGCCCCCGTCACTGTGACCTCCCTCCCTGCAGGCGTGCGAATGGTTGTGCCTACGCAGAGCGCCCAGGGCACG GTCATCGGCAGCAGCCCGCAGATGAGTGGCATGGCCGCCTTGGCAGCAGCGGCCGCCGCCACCCAGAAGATCCCTCCGTCCTCGGCGCCCACGGTGCTGAGTGTCCCAGCTGGCACCACCATCGTCAAAACCGTGGCCGTGACGCCTGGCACCACCACGCTCCCAGCCACCGTGAAGGTGGCTTCCTCGCCTGTCATG GTGAGCAACCCAGCCACTCGCATGCTGAAGACCGCGGCTGCCCAGGTGGGGACGTCCGTCTCCTCTGCGGCCAACACATCCACCCGTCCCATCATCACCGTGCACAAGTCGGGGACTGTGACAGTGGCCCAGCAAGCCCAGGTGGTGACCACGGTGGTGGGTGGGGTCACCAAGACCATCACCCTGGTGAAGAGTCCCATCTCCGTCCCCGGAGGCAGTGCTCTG ATTTCCAATCTGGGCAAGGTGATGTCTGTGGTGCAGACCAAGCCAGTTCAGACCTCCGCCGTCACGGGCCAGGCGTCCACAGGCCCGGTGACTCAGATCATCCAG ACCAAAGGGCCCCTGCCAGCCGGGACCATCCTGAAGCTGGTGACCTCCGCAGACGGCAAGcccaccaccatcatcacgaCCACGCAGGCCGGCGGGGCAGGCACGAAGCCCACCATTCTTGGCATCAGCAGCGTGTCCCCCAGCACCACGAAGCCGggcaccaccaccatcatcaagaCCATCCCCATGTCAGCCATCATCACGCAGGCGGGCGCCACGG GTGTGACCAGCAGTCCTGGCATCAAGTCgcccatcaccatcatcaccaccaaggTGATGACCTCCGGAACCGGAGCCCCCGCCAAGATCATCACTGCCGTGCCCAAGATCGCCACCGGCCACGGGCAGCAAGGCGTGACCCAG GTGGTGCTGAAGGGCGCGCCGGGCCAGCCGGGCACCATCCTCCGCACCGTGCCCATGGGGGGCGTCCGCCTGGTCACCCCCGTCACCGTCTCCGCAGTCAAGCCGGCTGTCACCACATTGGTTGTGAAGGGCACCACAG GCGTCACAACTCTGGGCACAGTGACAGGCACGGTCTCCACCAGCCTCGCCGGAGCCGGGGGCCACAGCACCAGCGCCTCCCTGGCCACGCCCATCACCACCCTGGGCACCATTGCCACTCTCTCGAGCCAGGTGATCAACCCCACTGCCATCACTGTGTCGGCGGCGCAGACCACGCTGACGGCGGCCGGCGGCCTCACCACGCCCACCATCACCATGCAG CCCGTCTCGCAGCCCACCCAGGTGACTCTGATCACAGCCCCCAGCGGGGTCGAGGCCCAGCCCGTGCACGACCTCCCGGTGTCCATCCTGGCCTCACCCACCACGGAACAGCCCACGGCCACCGTCACCATTGCCGACTCGGGCCAGGGCGACGTGCAGCCTGGCACCGTGACCCTGGTGTGCTCCAACCCGCCCTGCGAGACCCACGAGACGGGCACCACCAACACGGCCACCACCACCGTCGTGGCTAACCTCGGGGggcacccccagcccacccaagTGCAGTTCGTCTGTGACAGACAGGAGGCCGCCGCTTCTCTCGTGACCTCCGCGGTGGGGCAGCAGAATGGCAGCGTGGTCCGAGTCTGCTCCAACCCGCCGTGCGAGACCCACGACACGGGCACCACCAACACGGCCACCACTGCCACCTCCAACATGGCCGGGCAGCACGGCTGCGCCAACCCGCCCTGCGAGACCCACGAGACGGGCACCACCAGCACGGCCACCACCGCCATGTCGGGCCTCGGGGCCGGCCATCGGCGAGACGCCCGGTTGGCCTGTGCGGCCGGCACCGTGCCCGCCGCCGCGGTCCGGGTCGGCGTGGCAGCTGGCGCAGCTGCTGGCGCCGCAGAGGGCGCCCAGGGCGCCGTCAAGCCCTCGTGCCAAACCCGCCAGACCAGCGCCACCAGCACCACCATGACTGTGATGGCCACTGGGGCCCCGTGTCCTGCTGGTCCGCTCCTCCGACCCAGCCTGGCCCTGGAGGCCGGCGGGCACGGCACCACCCTGGTGCAATTAGGCCCCGTGAGCGCCCAGGTCAGAGCCGGCAGCCTGGGCGGCGAGGACAGCCCCCTGGCCGGCCTGGGCTCGCTGGTGTCTGTGGGGCGCCCGCTGGAGGCACACCGCAGCCACACGACCAGCACCCCCGCTGCGGCCTGCACTGACCTGGGCGCTGGGGAGCCTGGCGAGGCGCAGGGCACCCCCGTGCTCGTGTACGAGAGCTCAGCCGGCCCCGCCGTGACTGCAACAGCTCTGGAGGCGCTGCTGTGCTCCTCGGCCGTCGTGACCCGGGTTTGCTCCAACCCGCCTTGCGAGACCCACGAGACGGGCACTACCCACACGCCCACCACCGCCACGTCGGGCGGGGGCGCGGGCCAACCAGAGGCTGGGCAGCAGCCCCCCGCCGGCCGCCCCTGCGAGACGCACCAGACCGCTTCCACTGGCACCACCATGTCGGTCAGCGTGGGCGCCCTGCTCCCCGACGCCGTGCCCGCCCACAGGACCCCGGAGTCCGGCTTGGAGGGGGCACCGTCCCCCACGGTCACTCCCCAGGCCGCCGCTTCGTTGCTGGCTCCCTTCCCGACGCAGAGGGTCTGCTCCAACCCCCCCTGCGAGACCCACGAGACGGGCACCACACACACGGCCACCACCGTCACCTCCAACATGAGCTCCAACCAAG ATCCCCCACCACCTGCCAGCGACCAGGGAGAGGTGGAGAGCACCCAGGGCGACAGCATGAACATCGCCAGTTCCAGTCCCATTGCAACGACGGGGTCCTCCACGCTGACGCGGGCTGTGACCACCGTGACACAGTCCACACCGGCGCCCGGCCCTTCGGTGCCG AAGATCTCATCAGTGACTGAAACTACCCCAGGGGCTCTGACCACCGAAGTCCCCATCCCGGCCACGATAACAGTGACCATAGCCAACACAGAAACTTCTGACATGCCCTTCTCTGCTGTTGACATCCTGCAGCCCCCAGAGGAGCTCCAGGCCTCGCCAGGGCCTCGCCAGCAGCTTCCGCCACGGCAACTCCTGCAGCCCGCCGCCACGCCCCTGATGGGGGAGTCCGCCGAGGTGCTGTCTGCCTCCCAGACCCCTGAGCTCCAGGCCGCCGTGGATCTGAGCAGTACAGGGGACCCGTCTTCAGGCCAGGAGCCTGCCACCTCGGCCGTGGTGGCCACTGTGGTGGTCCAGCCTCCCCCGCCCACGCAGTCCGAAGTAGACCAGTTGTCGCTTCCGCAAGAGCTGATGGCCGAGGCGCAGGCGGGGACCACCACCCTCATGGTAACGGGGCTCACCCCCGAGGAGCTGGCGGTGACTGCAGCTGCCGAGGCGGCCGCCCAGGCCGCGGCCACGGAGGAAGCCCAGGCCCTGGCCATCCAGGCCGTGCTCCAGGCCGCACAGCAGGCCGTCATGG CAGGCACCGGGGAGCCCATGGACACAtctgaggcggcggcggcggtgacCCAGGCGGAGCTGAGCCACCTGTCGGCTGAGGGCCAGGAGGGTCAGGCCACCACCATCCCCATTGTGCTGACACAGCAGGAGCTGGCCGCCCtggtgcagcagcagcagctccaggaggcgcaggcccagcagcagcagcaccacctcCCCACCGAGGCCCTGGCCCCTGCCGACAGCCTCAACGACCCCACCATCGAGAGCAACTGCCTCAACGAGCTGGCGGGGGCCGTCCCCAGCACCGTGGCCCTGCTGCCGCCCACGGCCACCGAGA gcctggctccatcCAACACGTTTGTGGCCCCCCAGCCAGTCGTGGTCGCCAGTCCCGCGAAGCTGCAGGCCGCAGCTACCCTGACCGAGGTGGCCAACGGCATTGAGCCCCTGGGCGTG AAGCCGGACCTACCACCCCCGCCCAGCAAAGCCCCCGTGAAGAAGGAGAACCAGTGGTTTGACGTGGGCGTCATCAAGGGCACCAACGTGATGGTGACGCACTATTTCCTGCCACCCGATGATGCTGTGCCGTCGGAC GACGACTCCGGCACTGTCCCCGACTACAACCAGCTGAAGAAGCAGGAGCTGCAGCCGGGCACTGCCTACAAGTTCCGAGTCGCCGGGATCAACGCCTGCGGCCGGGGGCCGTTCAGCGAGATCTCGGCCTTTAAGACGTGTCTGCCTGGCTTCCCGGGGGCCCCCTGTGCCATCAAGATCAGCAAA AGTCCCGATGGAGCCCACCTGACCTGGGAGCCGCCCTCCGTGACCTCCGGCAAGATCATCGAGTACTCGGTGTACCTGGCCATCCAGAGCTCGCAGGCCGGCGGCGAGCCCAAGAGCGCCGCCCCGGCCCAGCTGGCTTTCATGCGGGTGTACTGCgggcccagcccctcctgcctcgTGCAGTCCTCCAGCCTCTCCAACGCCCACATCGACTACACCACCAAGCCCGCTATCATCTTCCGCATCGCCGCCCGCAACGAGAAGGGCTACGGCCCTGCCACCCAA